A part of Podarcis muralis chromosome 13, rPodMur119.hap1.1, whole genome shotgun sequence genomic DNA contains:
- the LOC114581477 gene encoding interleukin-25-like, with protein sequence MCFLLSTFVASQAFQCMSSLNCCEETTLNEVVKQLTAHSSHSSQSTQSTQSARSSRSVSSSDDCRSIPGVKNMASSSPWRYVEDIQESRYPRLLWKAQCICQNSCVSLRHPVENATQKSFVHKEGNGVSVPIFADTTVYYRKPCVNVNKSFYLERRKYPLPVACTCVAIP encoded by the exons ATGTGCTTCCTGCTCTCGACGTTTGTGGCCAGCCAGGCCTTCCAATGCATGTCCTCCTTGAACTGTTGTGAAGAGACGACACTCAATGAAGTCGTGAAGCAGCTCACCGCCCATTCCTCCCATTCCTCCCAGTCCACCCAGTCCACCCAGTCTGCCCGTTCCTCCCGGTCTGTGTCTTCCTCTGACGACTGCCGCTCGATTCCTGGTGTAAAGAACATGGCCTCCAGTTCTCCTTGGCGATATGT GGAAGACATCCAGGAGTCCCGCTACCCTCGACTCCTCTGGAAAGCTCAGTGTATCTGCCAAAATTCCTGCGTCTCCTTGAGGCACCCTGTGGAAAATGCCACCCAAAAGAGCTTCGTCCATAAGGAGGGAAACGGGGTGTCCGTCCCAATCTTTGCCGACACGACCGTCTATTATCGGAAGCCTTGTGTGAATGTCAACAAGTCCTTCTACCTTGAGCGGCGGAAATATCCTTTGCCTGTGGCCTGCACCTGTGTGGCTATACCGTGA
- the EFS gene encoding embryonal Fyn-associated substrate yields MSAQLCRALYDNAAECPDELSFRKGDLMVLLQPEAPGLEGWHLCSLHGQQGIVPANRVRVLPEPGSPGPTPRRNHVPADVYQVPRKEAAAAAAGTAYEAPQDERRRRGRRKEEQEVYEVPPPARPCPLPPEGIYRVPRSTRRDGDPAEVYDVPSSLIRDSLSDTYDSPSPCPKKVARVAPQPSAPPPSDDPYDVPLAFKKPAGPEEDGEVDDGGPESPLVYATPSNLRRASALLNLYESPEEVLAGGGEEEEDGGIYDVPLLAPGSPPLEGALQGLSLRDPGPPSRPRLPSAESLSRRPLPALPSEERLSVEPPPPSPSIVRKGSIQDRPLPPPPPRLGGLGAGEQLEQVADDGHNEYEGIRLAEEYDYVHLKGADKTQPKATTSEGSLGLALSGDTAQAEEMAPPSPEDSQLLQFYTGQCQTHYTTLLSAIEALLASAGAHQPPWVFVPHGKFVIVTAHKLVFVGDTVSRLASSATVRARVGAASSTLCQALKDAVLSVKGAALHYPSPPAAREMRECVAELSRQALAFTSLLGTLAPS; encoded by the exons ATGTCT GCCCAGCTCTGCCGCGCCCTGTACGACAACGCCGCCGAGTGCCCGGACGAGCTCTCCTTCCGCAAGGGCGACTTGATGGTCCTGCTGCAGCCCGAAGCCCCGGGCCTGGAGGGCTGGCACCTCTGCTCCTTGCACGGGCAGCAGGGGATTGTGCCAGCCAACCGGGTCAGAGTACTCCCCGAGCCAGGGTCTCCAGGGCCCACCCCTCGCCGGAACCACGTCCCAGCGGACGTCTACCAAGTGCCcaggaaggaggcggcggcggcggcggccgggacGGCCTACGAAGCGCCCCAAGATgagcggaggaggagggggcgcaggaaggaggagcaggag GTTTATGAGGTGCCGCCACCCGCCAGACCCTGCCCTCTGCCCCCCGAGGGGATCTATAGGGTGCCTCGCAGCACCAGACGAGACGGGGACCCTGCCGAG GTTTACGACGTCCCCTCCTCCCTGATCCGAGACTCTCTGTCCGACACCTACGACTCGCCTTCCCCTTGCCCGAAGAAAGTGGCCCGTGTTGCCCCTCAGCCCTCGGCCCCTCCGCCCTCCGACGACCCCTACGACGTGCCCCTCGCCTTCAAGAAGCCCGCCGGTccagaggaggacggggaggTGGACGACGGGGGCCCGGAGAGCCCCCTCGTCTATGCCACCCCGTCAAACCTGCGCCGTGCCTCGGCCTTGCTGAACTTGTACGAGTCGCCTGAGGAAGTGTTGGCGGGAggcggagaggaggaagaggacgggGGCATCTACGACGTCCCTCTGCTGGCGCCCGGCTCCCCGCCCCTCGAGGGGGCGCTGCAGGGACTGAGCTTGCGGGATCCGGGACCGCCTTCGAGACCCCGCTTGCCCTCGGCCGAAAGCCTGTCACGCCGCCCCCTACCTGCCCTTCCCAGCGAGGAACGGCTTTCCGTCGAGCCCCCGCCGCCGTCCCCGAGTATTGTGCGGAAAGGGAGCATCCAGGACCGCcctctgcccccgcccccaccccggcTGGGGGGTCTTGGAGCAGGAGAGCAGCTGGAGCAAGTCGCAGATGACGGGCACAACGAATACGAGGGGATCCGTCTGGCGGAGGAATACGACTACGTTCACCTTAAG GGAGCAGATAAAACCCAGCCCAAAGCTACAACTTCTGAAGGAAGCCTCGGACTCGCCCTTTCTGGAGACACAGCCCAGGCGGAAGAAATG GCTCCGCCTTCCCCCGAGGACAGCCAGCTTTTGCAGTTCTACACGGGGCAGTGCCAGACACATTACACCACCCTGCTCTCGGCCATCGAGGCGCTCCTGGCCAGCGCCGGGGCCCACCAGCCCCCGTGGGTCTTCGTGCCCCACGGGAAGTTCGTCATCGTCACGGCGCACAAACTGGTCTTCGTGGGGGACACCGTGTCCCGCCTGGCGTCCTCTGCCACCGTGCGGGCGAGGGTGGGGGCGGCGAGCAGCACCCTCTGCCAGGCCCTGAAGGACGCCGTGCTCTCCGTCAAGGGGGCTGCCCTGCACTACCCCTCGCCGCCCGCCGCCCGGGAGATGCGTGAGTGCGTGGCAGAGCTCTCCCGGCAAGCCTTGGCCTTCACTTCTTTACTTGGCACCCTGGCGCCATCTTGA